From the genome of Peptoniphilus sp. ING2-D1G:
TGAAATAACATTAAATTCTGAAATTCCCATAGGTGATTTAAAACAATTTAAATAAAATTTTAATAACTAACGACAAAAAACCTTGGAAGTTGGTGTTTTCCAAGGTTTATTTTTAAAATTTTTAATTTGATTAACGCTTTGAGAATTGAGGTGCTTTTCTTGCTTTTTTAAGACCGTATTTCTTTCTTTCCTTCATGCGGGGATCTCTTGTTAAAAATCCTGCTTTTTTAAGGATAGGTCTGTGTTCGGGATCAGCCTTTAACAATGCTCTTGCTAAGCCGTGTCTTATTGCACCTGCTTGTCCTGTATATCCGCCACCTATAACTTTTACAATTACATCGAATTGATCCATTGTTTCAGTTAGTACCAACGGAGATTTTGCTACAGTTATTAAAGTCTCGTAATCGAAGTATTCG
Proteins encoded in this window:
- the rpsI gene encoding 30S ribosomal protein S9 (Ribosomal protein S9 is one of the proteins from the small ribosomal subunit. It belongs to the S9P family of ribosomal proteins which, on the basis of sequence similarities,groups bacterial; algal chloroplast; cyanelle and archaeal S9 proteins; and mammalian; plant; and yeast mitochondrial ribosomal S9 proteins. These proteins adopt a beta-alpha-beta fold; High confidence in function and specificity) yields the protein MEKLQFRGTGRRKTSVAQVRLLPGNGKFTINGRDLDEYFDYETLITVAKSPLVLTETMDQFDVIVKVIGGGYTGQAGAIRHGLARALLKADPEHRPILKKAGFLTRDPRMKERKKYGLKKARKAPQFSKR